The Burkholderiales bacterium genome includes a window with the following:
- a CDS encoding glycosyltransferase family 2 protein produces the protein MRIVGVTVVRDEEDVVEASIRSNLRALDALVVVDHASTDATPAILAALVAEGLPLEVSRDDSLEYRPSEMTTRLVRAALARGADLCMPLDADEFLLVASRTALEAAAVAADPSRPLSVSETIWIPDFDAPGDILARLHRGKRFVRRDAPPRKLIVRRAFADLPSGVVDGGHRTLLPQAGASPMPDVALDPAIASIAHVPVRSPEQFTAKVSVGHLSRLLGNPDPGEAAAGRYREAFEAIVAGRAPGRDGLASIAASWGLPPGERGAAATGEWIDDRFPVDPALRYSPSRPSAPLARVLAFGERVAAEVAATTGGL, from the coding sequence ATGCGCATCGTCGGCGTGACGGTCGTCCGCGACGAGGAGGACGTCGTCGAGGCGTCGATCCGCTCGAACCTGCGCGCGCTCGACGCCCTCGTCGTCGTCGACCATGCCTCGACCGACGCGACGCCCGCGATCCTGGCCGCGCTCGTCGCCGAAGGTCTGCCGCTCGAGGTTTCGCGCGACGACTCGCTCGAGTACCGGCCGTCGGAGATGACCACGCGGCTCGTGCGTGCGGCGCTCGCGCGCGGCGCCGACCTGTGCATGCCCCTCGATGCCGACGAATTCCTGCTCGTGGCTTCGAGGACCGCGCTCGAGGCGGCGGCCGTCGCCGCGGACCCTTCGCGTCCGCTCTCGGTGTCCGAAACCATCTGGATCCCGGATTTCGACGCGCCCGGCGACATCCTCGCGCGATTGCACCGCGGGAAGCGTTTCGTCCGGCGTGACGCACCCCCGCGCAAGCTGATCGTGCGCCGCGCGTTCGCCGACCTGCCGTCGGGCGTCGTCGATGGCGGCCACCGGACGCTGCTGCCGCAGGCGGGCGCATCGCCCATGCCCGACGTTGCGCTCGATCCGGCCATCGCGTCGATCGCGCACGTCCCGGTGCGAAGTCCCGAGCAGTTCACGGCGAAGGTCTCGGTGGGCCATCTGTCGCGGCTCCTCGGCAACCCCGATCCCGGCGAAGCGGCGGCGGGCCGCTACCGCGAGGCGTTCGAGGCGATCGTCGCCGGGCGCGCGCCCGGCCGCGATGGACTCGCGTCGATCGCCGCGAGCTGGGGACTGCCGCCGGGCGAGCGTGGTGCGGCCGCGACCGGCGAGTGGATCGACGACCGCTTCCCCGTCGATCCTGCCCTGCGCTACTCGCCGTCGCGGCCGTCCGCGCCTCTCGCGCGGGTGCTGGCATTCGGCGAGCGCGTCGCGGCGGAGGTCGCGGCGACCACCGGCGGCCTATGA
- a CDS encoding glycosyltransferase family 2 protein, with product MKFVGVSMVRNESDVVEAFVRHNLTVLDGLVVVDHGSADATLDIVNALCRERLPLVLLRNETVGYLQPAIMTQVVRHALATTGADFVFPLDADEFLRVPSRDALERALAALPPKTHGWLEWPTYVPDLRAAPRDGLAALRGARRVSGDANALTKVVVARSFLRATDDVLSGGNHWVTAHPDARERGMRAHAPIPGRIAAVAHVPIRSVEQFVAKVAVKKLGRVAARIDWKPDAASQASWERLRAGESVDIDALALAACNWSVPKGEWREAGATTLVEDPFLAPIALRHTPPRAVESLPLVLSAVERMTRRLADARGSGARPPARPA from the coding sequence GTGAAGTTCGTCGGCGTGTCGATGGTGCGCAACGAGTCCGACGTCGTCGAGGCGTTCGTGCGTCACAACCTGACGGTCCTCGACGGGCTGGTCGTCGTCGACCACGGTTCGGCCGACGCGACGCTCGACATCGTGAACGCGCTCTGCCGCGAGCGCCTGCCGCTCGTGCTGCTGCGGAACGAGACGGTCGGCTATCTGCAGCCGGCGATCATGACCCAGGTCGTGCGCCACGCGCTCGCGACGACCGGCGCCGACTTCGTGTTCCCGCTCGACGCCGACGAGTTCCTGCGCGTGCCCTCGCGCGACGCGCTCGAGCGCGCGCTCGCCGCGCTGCCGCCGAAGACACACGGCTGGCTCGAATGGCCGACCTACGTGCCGGACCTCCGCGCGGCTCCCCGCGACGGCCTCGCGGCACTGCGCGGCGCGCGGCGCGTGTCGGGCGACGCGAACGCGCTCACCAAGGTCGTGGTCGCCCGTTCGTTCCTGCGGGCGACCGACGACGTCCTGTCGGGCGGCAACCACTGGGTCACCGCGCACCCGGACGCGCGCGAGCGCGGGATGCGGGCGCACGCCCCGATCCCCGGGCGGATCGCGGCGGTCGCGCACGTGCCGATCCGCAGCGTCGAGCAGTTCGTCGCGAAGGTCGCGGTGAAGAAACTCGGCCGGGTCGCCGCGCGCATCGACTGGAAGCCGGACGCGGCCTCGCAGGCGTCCTGGGAGCGCTTGCGCGCCGGGGAATCCGTCGACATCGACGCGCTCGCGCTCGCGGCCTGCAACTGGTCGGTGCCGAAGGGCGAGTGGCGGGAAGCCGGCGCGACGACGTTGGTCGAGGATCCGTTCCTCGCGCCGATCGCACTGCGCCACACGCCTCCGCGCGCCGTCGAGTCGCTGCCGCTGGTGCTGTCCGCCGTCGAGCGGATGACCCGGCGGCTCGCCGACGCCCGCGGGAGCGGCGCCCGCCCGCCGGCGCGTCCGGCCTGA
- a CDS encoding glycosyltransferase family 2 protein, with protein sequence MWSVSLVRNEIDIVEAFVRHNASLLDGMAIVDHGSTDGTLDVLAELAREKLPILVIRSAAPGYLQERMTTAIARDVFRQAHADFVLPLDADEFLKMRSRAAFNRALQAFPPDMNGLLHWLTYVPDFDAPAGDILALLRGSKRMAKERHVFHKALMSRYLMTRPEASLANGNHFVARKPRGTSEDAEPHARIRDEFAAIAHVPIRSAAQFVTKVAVKKMGRLAANYDWKPDAASQAAYEAVVANRALDAAALREYAVNWSVQRGNWVAPSEAPLVDDPFLAPIVLRYTPPRAAEPLPLVLGAAERLVRRLAEARAARARARGEAVR encoded by the coding sequence GTGTGGTCGGTCTCGCTGGTGCGCAACGAAATCGACATCGTCGAGGCGTTCGTGCGTCACAACGCATCGCTCCTCGACGGCATGGCGATCGTCGACCACGGCTCGACCGACGGCACGCTCGACGTCCTCGCCGAGCTCGCCCGCGAGAAGCTGCCGATCCTCGTGATCCGCAGCGCCGCGCCCGGCTACCTGCAGGAGCGGATGACGACCGCCATCGCCCGCGACGTGTTCCGCCAGGCCCACGCCGACTTCGTGCTGCCGCTCGACGCCGACGAGTTCCTGAAGATGCGCTCGCGCGCGGCGTTCAACCGGGCGCTGCAGGCGTTCCCGCCGGACATGAACGGGCTCCTGCACTGGCTCACCTACGTGCCGGATTTCGACGCGCCCGCCGGGGACATCCTCGCGCTGCTGCGAGGCTCGAAGCGGATGGCGAAGGAGCGCCACGTTTTCCACAAGGCGCTGATGTCCCGCTACCTGATGACGCGCCCCGAGGCCTCGCTCGCGAACGGCAACCACTTCGTCGCGCGCAAGCCGCGCGGAACCTCGGAGGACGCCGAGCCGCACGCGCGCATCCGCGACGAGTTCGCGGCGATCGCGCACGTGCCGATCCGGAGCGCGGCCCAGTTCGTCACCAAGGTCGCGGTGAAGAAGATGGGGCGCCTTGCCGCGAACTACGACTGGAAGCCCGACGCCGCGTCGCAGGCGGCCTACGAGGCGGTGGTCGCGAACCGTGCGCTCGACGCCGCGGCGCTGCGCGAGTACGCGGTCAACTGGTCGGTGCAGCGGGGCAACTGGGTCGCGCCCTCGGAAGCGCCGCTCGTCGACGACCCGTTCCTCGCGCCGATCGTGCTGCGCTACACACCCCCACGCGCGGCCGAGCCGCTGCCGCTGGTGCTCGGGGCCGCCGAGCGGCTCGTCCGGCGCCTCGCCGAGGCGCGCGCCGCACGCGCGCGCGCGCGGGGAGAGGCGGTGCGGTGA